The following nucleotide sequence is from Vibrio fluvialis.
ATGTCGTGTTTGCCTTGTACTTGCTGGGTATTGTTGCGGCAGTCTTTACTGGTTGGGTACTGAAGAAAACGTTGTTCCCGGGGTCGAGTGACAATCTGGTGATGGAGATGCCGGATTACGAAGTGCCTACGCTGCAAAACGTGCTGATCAAAACCTGGCAGAAGCTGAAACGTTTTGTTCTTGGCGCAGGTAAAACCATCGTGATTGTGGTGGCGATTCTGAGCTTTTTGAACTCGGTAGGTACCGACGGCTCATTTGGCAACGAAGACAGTGACAACTCTGTGCTTTCTAAAGCGGCGCAAGTGGTGACGCCGGTGTTCGAACCGATTGGCATCAATCATGATAACTGGCAGGCAACTGTGGGTATCATTACTGGCATTTTTGCCAAAGAAGCGGTGGTGGGGACGCTGAACAACCTTTACACCTCAGCACAAGGCGATGATGCCGAGTACGATCTGATAGGCAGCCTGCAAGATGCGGTCATGTCGATCCCTGAAAACTTGATGGGTCTGAACTTCTCTGATCCATTAGGCATTGAAGTCGGTGATTTATCAGACAGCGCATCGGTGGCTCAAGATCAGGAAGTGGATGCTTCCATCTTCGGTAACTTGAACAACCATTTTGTCACTGGCTATGCAGCGTTCTCGTACCTGATCTTTATTCTGCTTTACACGCCTTGTGTGGCGGCGATGGGGGCTTATGTGCGTGAGTTTGGTACGCGATATGCGCGCTTTATTGCGGTGTGGACGATGGGGCTGGCTTACGCATCCGCAGCGCTGTTTAACCAGGCTGCTCACTTTAGTGAATCGCCAGTCACCAGTGCCAGCTGGATTGGCGGTATTTTACTGGGGTGTGCACTGGTTTACAGCCTGCTTAAACGGGCTGGACGTAAACAGCAACGTCTTGAGGTACAGATGGCATGATTTTGACTGAGCTAAAACAAGCGATTGAGGCGCAGAGCGGTATTTCGCGCAAAGAGCTCGCGAAACGTTTTGCGCTCAGTGAAGACGGTGTGGACGCGATGCTCGCGGTGTGGATCAAAAAAGGTGTCATTTCTCGTTTTATTGACACCAATGCCGCGCAGAAGGTTACCCGGATTCGATATTCGCTCAATCAGGCTCAGGGCTTATCCGTAACTGTGACCATGTAGTTGATAAGAACAAAGCCGCTTCGCGCGGCTTTTTTATGGCTATTAAACGTTGACGAACAGTGAGCTCAACGAGAGCACGTTACGCAGTTTAGTCAGCATCAAGTCTTGTTCTGCTTCACTGCGACGTTCACCTTTGGTGTTGCCCCACACTGGGCCTGGCCAGGCAATGTCATCCTGGAAGCGGGCGATGTGGTGGATATGCAGTTGTGGAACCATGTTACCCAGCGCACCCAGATTGAGTTTGTCCGGCTGAAACAGCGCTTCGAGCGCTTGGTTCACCGCTTGCGACTCTAACAGGAATTGCTGCTGTTCATGCATCGGTAAGTGATGCAGCTCTTTCAGATTCGCCTTTTTCGGAACCAGAATGACCCAAGGCACCGCTGCGTCTTTATGCAGCAGAGCGACACACAAAGGGAAATGGCCAATGACATCGGTATCTTTTGCTAACTGAGGATGAAGTTCGAAACTCATGGTGATGATCCGTTAATGGTTGATGCCGTCGGAGTGCGACAGAAGTGGCCATTATACGCCAATAAAAAAGGCTGACACTATGTGCCAGCCTTTGAATATTCTCAATTTTGCAATTACATGCGTTCTAGGGTGTTGATCCCCAGTAGAGACAGGCCTTGCTTGATGGTCTTCGCGGTCAGCGCAGCCAGTTTCAGGCGGCTCTGTTTCAGGCTCTCATCTTCGGCAATCAGGATCGGGCAAGCTTCGTAGAAGCTAGAGAATTGACCCGCCAGTTCGAACAGGTAGCTACACAGAATGTGCGGCTGACCTTCACGAGATATAGATTGTACCGCTTCTTCAAATTGCAGCAGTTTGGCGATCAGTGCTTTCTCTTTCTCTTCAGTGATCTTGATGTCACCCGTCAGGTTGTCTGGTGAAACGCCTGCTTTTGCGAAGATAGACGCGACACGTGTGTACGCGTACTGCATGTATGGCGCGGTGTTACCTTCGAACGCCAGCATGTTGTCCCAGTCAAACACGTAGTCAGTGGTACGGTGTTTAGACAGGTCTGCGTATTTCACTGCAGCCATCGCGACCGTGGTGGCGATCTCTGCTTTCTCGTCTGCGTCTAAATCCGGGTTTTTCGATTCGATCAGCGCTTTTGCACGTTCTTCGGCTTCATCGAGCAGATCTGCCAGACGAACCGTGCCGCCAGCACGTGTCTTGAATGGGCGCCCATCTTTGCCCAGCATCATACCGAATGCGTGATGTTCCAGAGTCACGGCTTCAGGCACGTAACCGGCTTTACGCACGATAGTCCACGCTTGCATCAGGTGCTGGTGCTGACGAGAGTCGATGAAGTACAGCACACGATCCGCGCCCAGCGTTTCGTAACGGTATTTCGCACAGGCGATGTCTGTTGTGGTGTAAAGGAAGCCGCCATCGCGCTTCTGTATGATCACACCCATAGGCTCGCCGTCTTTGTTTTTGAACTCTTCGAGGAAGACCACTTGCGCGCCGTCATCTTCTTGGGCCAGACCTTTTTGTTTGAGGTCAGCCACGATGCCTGGAAGCATGTCGTTGTACATGCTTTCGCCCATGACGTCATCACGAGTCAATGATACGTTCAGACGATCGTAGTTGCGTTGGTTTTGAATCATGGTCACGTCGACCAGTTTCTTCCACATGTCGAGACAGAATGCGTCACCGCCTTGCAGTTTCACTACGTAGTTACGTGCTCTTTCCGCAAACTCTGCATCTTCGTCGTACAGCTTTTTCGATTCACGGTAGAAGGCTTCCAGGTCAGACAGTTCCATCGACACTTCGCCAGACTCTTGCTGCACACGCTCAAGGTTTGCGATCAGCATGCCGAACTGAGTGCCCCAGTCGCCGATGTGGTTAGCGCGAATGACTTTGTGGCCCAGGAATTCCAGGGTACGAACCACCGCGTCACCGATGATGGTTGAACGCAGGTGACCTACGTGCATTTCTTTGGCTACGTTCGGCGCTGAGTAGTCAGCCACGATAGTTTGTTGTGCTTCTTGCGCTACACCCAGACGCTCATCAGCAAGGGCCGCATCGGCTTGTTTAGCCAGGAACTCTTCACTCAGGAAAATGTTGATGAAACCTGGGCCCGCGATTTCGGTTTTGCTCGCGATACCGTCTAAATCAAGCACGTCGATGACTTTTTGCGCGAATTCTCGCGGATTAGTACCTAACTGTTTTGCAACGCCCATTACGCCGTTGGCCTGATAATCACCAAACTGTGGTTTTGCGGATTGGCGAACAGCTGCAGGGCTGCCTGCAGGTGCGCCAGCGGCTTCAAGAGCCTGAGATACTTTGTCATTAATCAGTGCTTGGATATTCACACGCGTGTCCTTCAATTCTGGGAATTGGTTGGGTATGCATTTTATTCACTGGGCAGTAGTGAATGCATATCTCGATTTTGTTCATAAATTGGCGCACATGATAGCAATTTTATTACTGGGCTTATAGGGACAAAATTACGAAATTTTCTACTTTTCGATTGAATCTTGGTAACATCGACGACAAATCATTATTTTGGGTAGTTAAAATGCTTCAGTCGCTGATGGAATCAGGTCTTCATCCTGTTCAAATGAAAGACAAACTCGCTGAATTCATGCATAAAATGCAGCAATTATCCGAGCTTTTGCATATCGATTTGTCAAACCACACGCTGGACCACATTGCACTCAGAATCAACGAAATGCATCTTGCCAAAGCGGCGCATCTGGAATGGCTAAAAGAGGGCGAGGAAATCTCCTGCGCGCAGATTAACGGCCGTCCAATCATTGTCATTGCGTTTGACCAGCCATTGGCTGCGGCGCAATGGACGATTGAATGCCTGGAACTGCCTTATCCGGCACCGGGGAAAACTTATCCGGATCAGAGCTGGGAACATGTGGAGTTTGTGGTGCCGTCTGAAGCGCAGACCGCGGATGACTTTCTGGCTGACCTACACCAGCAGTTTCCCGCTCTGGCGCAGCAGTGGTCACAGTTGGCTGAACTTGGTGTGAAAACCAAACTCTCGAGCCCGAAAGGTGAGGGTGAACGCTTGAACAACCCAACGGTGGCGTTCAAATGGCAGGGCGTGTGTATTAAACTGCACCCCTATACCCTCAAAGCCATTGTTGAATCAGAACGTTAACCGAGATCGTAGGCTTTCGGGCGCAACTGAAACTCTTCAATCGACCCGATTTCCTGTCCCAGACTCAGCGGCTCTGCCTCTTCGTGAGCATTGCCCTGAGTATGCATAATAAGACGGTTGGCGGTCCGCGGTTTAAGCTCGTTAACCACAAAGCGAATCATGTCGGAGCGGCTGAGCTGCTTCAGCTCTTCTAATACCACTTCCCGTTGATCGAACGTCCAGTCTTTATTGCCGATGGCAACCCACAGACGTTGAGCCCGTGTGCGCAGCGTCGGGTCCGGTGTCGCTATCTGATTCCACAAACCGCGTTTACTGCTGTGCCATTGATATTCGTTAAGCTCCAGCAACACCATGTAAAAAGCATTGAGGAATTCGTCGATGGAACGAATCAGATCGGCGGGGGCAGCATTCGGCGACTGCACATACAGCACCATACCCGGATGACGGTTGAGCGGCATATTACCTGTGCCAACCATGTAACCCAGTTGCTGCTTAGTGCGGATTTCGTGGAAGAAGGTGGCCGACATCAGGTGATTTGCCAGTGAGTAGAGCGCAATACTGCGCGGCTCGGTGTCTTTGGACTGGTAATACACCACAATCGCCGAGTCGTCCTGATCGCAACTGACTTCGCGCTGAAAGGTACCATTGTGGCCCAGCATCACCAGCGGACGTAGTGACTCTTCATAGGTTTGATTCTTGACGCGCAGCGCGTCTTTTAGTACTTCGGCCATGGCATGAGCGTCCTGCTTCTGCCAGTCACCGTAAACAAACATCTCGATGTGCAATTGAGCGATGATCTTCTCAACGAACTCGGCCAGTTCACTGACTTCAATCGTTTCCAACGCGTCCAGCAACTGGCCGTATGGCGGGTTATTGGGCTGCAGCAGGCCAGTCATGGCGTTGAAAAGCTGTGAAATCGGCCGGTCGTGGGCGGCGTTGCGCCAGTTACGTAGCAGTTGTTGCTTGATGGTTTCGAAGCGCTTCTCGCTGAACTCGCGACGGGCAAATTTGTCGAGAATCATCTTCATCAGCTGAGGCTGCTTCTGACTGAAGCCCGAGATAGTCAGCGTGACACCGCCTTGATGGGCATACATGTTGTAGCCCATACCCGCAATTTCAGCCTGATAAGTTTCTTTGGCCAGCGTGTCGAGGAACATTTCGACACACAAACGAGTGATGACGATGTTGCGAGTGCTGGCGACGGAATGTGGGCTATCAATGGCAATATAAATCACGCCCTTAGGGACGCGAAACTCGGTATCTTGCAGGTGCCACAAACGGAAACCTGGCAGATCCTGTAATATTTTCGGTAGCGTTTCTTGTTCGTTTTCCAGCGGCCGAGGGTCGAGCTGATCGCAGATGAACGGGTTTTCTGGTGGCAATAGCAACGGCAGAGATGCACTCTGCTGATTAAATTTCGCCATCTGCTCCGGGCTGAACGGGTGCACAGAGTATGGGGTGAAATACCAGTCGGCTTCGCTGTTGTAATCCTGTCCTTGCGTGATCAGGGTCGCGCGCAGATTTTCTGGCACCAGATAGCTCAGAATTTCGTTGAGTAAAGCGTCATCGTACGCTTGCATCATGTAGTCGCCATAAATGGTGTCTTCCGCAGCGTAATGCTGCATATTGATCACCAGATGACTGACAATGTCGAGTGGGCGCGAGGTTTCCTGAAACCGAAATGCCGATTCCAACACCGCACGTTTTTCCATGTAGCGCCATTCGTCTAAGCCGTTTTCACGAATCAGCGTTAAGGTCTCAAACATGGCTTGAATGATGTCATCAACATGTTCCAGACCGAGGGGAGTGAGCGTACAACTGATGGAAAACTCACGGTAGTTGCTGCCGCTGGCGCCGCCGCCGGCAGACAACGAGGTAATCCAGCCTTTATCTTTCAAGGCCAGCAGCAGGCTGCCTTCACCTTCATAGCCGATCAGATGGGCAAAATAGGAGAGTGGCTTACGCTGGTAATACGCGTCGGTGCTGGGCATCGGAAAGCTCAGGATGAGTTTGCGAATCTCTTTGAGTGGTTCGACATGAATCATCACGCCGGTTTGTTCCGGAGTCACAAACGGTTCGGTAATGGTCTTGTTCGCCAGATGGCGATTGGGAATGGCGGCAAATTTGTCGTTCGCCCATTGAGCCAATTCATCGAGGCTTTGCGGGCCCATTATCACTAACGTCATCAGGTCAGACGAATAATGTTGCTCATGGAACGCGATGATTTCGTCGCGAATATTGCTGCCTTCACGATCGCCCAATGTTTCCAAATTACCGACCGAAAACTTCGCAAACGGGTGCTGCGGGTTGATGGTGGCTTTCTGTACCTGATACAAGCGGCGAGAATCGTCGTTCAGTTTCAGTTTGTATTCGGAGTCGACCGCCTGACGCTCCTTGTCCAGAGCCTCAGCATTAAACAGCGGCGCGGTAAAGAACTGACTGAAGCGATCGAGTGCCTTTTCAAACACGTTCGGCGAGACATCAAAGAAGAAGCACGTATGTTCTGTCCCTGTCCACGCATTATTGGTACCACCGTGCTGATTAATTACGCTTTGAAATTCGCCCACTTTAGGGTATTTTCGCGTGCCTAAAAACAGCATGTGTTCAAGGTAATGTGCCAAACCTTCACGGTCCGTCGGATCGTCAAAATGGCCAACTTTGACCGCTAAGGCTGCTGCAGATTTCTGGGCACTTTCATTGTGGATCAACAGCACACGCAACGAATTGGACAGGGTCAGATGTCGGTAGCTATTTGAATCATTTGGGCTAATGTGCACAGAAGTTCTCCGGTAGGGCTTTGATTTAAGTATGGCGTTGAAACGATACGGCGCAAATTCAAGTCTGTGATTTTTTGAGCAGAATGTCATTCTAGTCCCAAAGATGACTTTTTAATAGACTGTTACCCCGGTCTAAGTCTTTACGAACGGTGCTGTTATAATCAGCGGCAAAGCAGCCTCAGACTGCCTGTGTATAAGAGCAAATAGGTATACATAATGAAAATTTTTATCATGCGTCACGGTGAGGCCCATCACTATGCAGCCAGTGATGCAGAGCGAGCTTTAACGGAGCGAGGTCGGAATGAATCGGTCGCGGTTGCCCGCGCCTGTATTGAGCAGCAAGACCTACATCATTTCGATAAAGTTCTGGTCAGCCCTTATCTACGTGCTCAGCAAACCTGGCAGGAAATCTCTCGCTATTTTGCGGCAAGACAAGTGCAGGTATGCGAGGACATCACGCCGTATGGTTCGGCCGATGAGGTGTTTGACTATGTCTCGGCACTGGTTGAACTGGAAGCATTAGACACGCTGCTGCTGGTATCGCACCTGCCGCTGGTGGGTTATCTGGCGTCCGAATTTGTAGCAGATATGGTGCCGCCGATGTTCCCGACCTCGGGCTTGATGTGCATTGAGTTTGACCCTCAATCGCGCCAGGGCAAAGTCGCCTGGAACGTGCACCCGTAATTTGCACGGTGCGAAAAGAAAAGGTTGTCTGCGGGCAGCCTTTTTTATTGGTCGCTGGCCTTAGATTTATCCCTCAGCCAAGTTTTTGACAGTTTCTCATGGACTAAAAATTGCATCATCGCGCTAACGCCTTGTTGCGTCGCTGAATTCTCAACCACTAATAGCTTGCAGGCCTATGAAGTTTACACTGCCATTTGCGGACAAATTGCCCAACATTCCTCAACGCAGCATGCCTGCCATCGGTGCGCCAGTTATGGTACTGGCGACGTTGGCGATGGTGGTGTTGCCGATGCCCGCATTTCTGCTCGACCTCTTTTTTACCTTCAATATTGCCTTATCGATGGTGGTGCTGCTGGTAACGGTTTACACACGCAGACCACTTGATTTCGCTGCATTCCCGACCGTACTGCTGATTGCAACCTTGCTACGTCTGGCGCTCAACGTCGCCTCAACTCGGGTGGTGTTGCTCTATGGTCATGAAGGCCCGGGAGCTGCGGGTAACGTGATTGAAGCGTTTGGTAACGTAGTGATTGGCGGCAACTACGCTGTCGGTCTGGTGGTGTTCTTAATCCTGATGATCATCAACTTTATGGTGGTCACCAAAGGTGCGGGCCGGATTTCTGAGGTAAGCGCTCGCTTTACATTGGATGCCTTGCCGGGTAAACAGATGGCGATTGATGCGGATCTCAACGCTGGTCTGATTGATCAAGAGCAAGCGCGTACTCGCCGTTTTGAAGTCACCAAAGAAGCGGACTTTTACGGTTCGATGGATGGTGCGTCCAAGTTCGTCAAAGGGGACGCGATAGCCGGTATTCTGATCCTGTTTATCAACATTATCGGTGGCCTTACTATCGGGATGATTCAATATGGTCTTGGCTTTGGCGAAGCGATTCAAATCTATACCTTGCTGACCATCGGTGACGGTCTGGTTGCTCAGATCCCGTCGCTGCTGCTCTCCATCGGTGCCGCGATCATGGTAACGCGTCAAAATACCGATGAAGACATGGGACAGCAGGTCATTTTCCAGCTGTTCGACAATCCGAAAGCGCTGATGATTACCTCAGCCATTCTTGGCGTGATGGGGATTGTACCTGGCATGCCGCATTTTTCGTTTCTGACCCTGGCTATTTTGGCGGGGGGCAGTGCCTACATGATTCAGCGCAAACAGAAACAAGCCGAAAGCGATGCCAAACTGCCCGCGAAAATTGAAGGTGAAGCGCCAACACCACGCGAGTTGTCGTGGGATGATGTGCAGCCTGTCGATGTGATTGGTCTGGAAGTGGGTTATCGTTTGATTCCGCTGGTGGATCGCGATCAGGGCGGGGAACTGCTTGAGCGGGTAAAAGGCGTGCGCAAGAAGTTGTCACAAGATTTTGGTTTCCTCATTCCGCCGGTTCACATTCGTGACAACCTCGAACTCACGCCGAACAGTTACCGCATCACCTTGATGGGGGTTGCCGTGGGTGAAGCGGAGATTCGCCCGGATCAGGAACTGGCGATTAACCCGGGCCAGGTATACGGCATGATTGACGGTGAACACACCTATGACCCGGCATTTGGGCTGGAAGCGGTGTGGATTCGTGAAGAGCAACGTGAACATGCGCAAGCGCTCGGATACACCGTAGTTGACTCGTCAACCGTGCTGGCGACTCATTTGAGTCAACTGCTGACCAACAATGCTGCCCAGCTGATTGGTCATGAAGAAGTGCAGAATCTGCTTGAAATGCTGAGCCGTTCTGCGCCGCGTCTGGTGGATGGTTTTGTTCCGGATCAACTGGCGTTGGGTGTGGTCGTTAAAGTACTGCAGAACCTGTTGCACGAAGCCATTCCGATTCGCGATATTCGAACCATTGTGCAAACCCTGTCTGAGTATTCCAGTAAGAGTCAAGAACCCGACATTCTGACGGCCGCGGTACGGATTGCGTTGAAACGTCTAATCGTCCAAGAAATCAATGGTATAGAGCCTGAGCTGCCGGTGATTACCCTGATCCCTGAGCTGGAACAAATTTTGCATCAGACCATGCAAGCTTCAGGGGGAGAATCGGCAGGTATTGAGCCTGGATTGGCGGAGCGGCTGCAGATGGCATTGAGTCAGGCAACGCAGGAGCAAGAGCTGAAAGGCGAACCTGCGGTACTGCTGACATCCGGTGTGCTGCGCTCGACATTGGCCAAGTTCGTCAAGAACACCATTCCAAACCTGAGAGTGCTGTCGTATCAAGAGATACCAGACGAAAAACAAATTCGCATTGTGCAGGCGGTTGGTAACTAACCTTCTCACATAAATAATGGATAGCTGCTTTGAAAATTAAACGATTTTTTGCCAAAGACATGAGAACAGCGCTGCTTCAGGTTAAAGAAGAACTGGGCGCGGAGGCGGTGATCATGTCAAACAAAAAAGTCGCGGGTGGCGTCGAAATCGTGGCGGCGGTGGATGGAGAAACAACCTCCGTTGCTCCGGCGGTGACGAAACAGTACGGTTCACAACCAAGACACATCGGCACTCAGGCGTCACCGAAGCTCCAAAGCACGCCTTCCCGACGCGAACTGCAAGATGACCGGGTAAGCCTGAACAATGGTTCAAGCAACGGCGCATCAATGACTCAGCGTTTTGCCAACATGCTAAAGCAGTACAGTAATGGTGCGCATGAGGAAGAGTCGCAGTATCGCGCCGAGAATGAAGACTCGCTGTCGGCTTTGCTTAAGCGTCAGACTGACACTCGCACGACAGAGAGCCGCTCTTCGCTGGCCCGCCAGCTCAACAGCGATTCTCCGCTGGCGAAACTGATTGCTGAAGAACGTTCCGAGGCTCGGGCTCGTCCGCGTTTGGATCCGTCGCGCTACGAACGTCAGCGCGAAGAAGACACGCCAATGGCAGCCAACGAGCTGGAAAATATGCGTGAAGAGATGACCTCTATTCGCCGCCTGTTGGAACATCAGGTTTCTGGGTTGATGTGGCAGGAAGTGGAACGTCGCGAACCGCTGCGTGCCATGTTGATTAAACGTCTGGAACGTATGGGTGTCTCTCTGGACCTGGCCGACCAGCTGGCCTGTTACATTCCGGAAGATACGCAACCGCAAAAAGCGTGGAAAGCACTGCTGGGTCTGGTTTCAGACCAGATTCCAGTGGTGAAGCAAGATATTCTCAAACGTGGCGGCGTGGTGGCGCTGCTTGGACCTACCGGTGTTGGTAAAACGACCACGGTGGCGAAGCTGGCGGCACGCGCGGCGATGGAATACGGTTCGGACAACGTTGCCCTGGTGACAACCGACACTTACCGTATCGGCGCCCATGAGCAATTATCCATTTATGGAAGAATTATGGGTTGTCCTGTAAGAGTTGCTAAAGATTCCAAAGAGTTAGCCGATGTAATATATCAGCTACGCAATCGTCGCCTAATTTTGGTGGATACAGCAGGCATGGGACAGCGCGATGTGCGCCTGTCTGAGCAACTCGATACCCTCATGCAAGAGAGTGGAGAAGTCATCCACAGTTATCTGGTGTTACCTGCCACGGCGCAACGCAAAGTGTTGCAGGAAACCATTGAGCACTTTAGAAGAATTCCTCTTTCAGGGTGCATTATGACCAAGCTCGACGAATGCCTGAGCTTAGGTGAATTTGTTAGTGTTGTAGTTCAAAATTCGTTGCCTGTGGCGTACATCGCCAATGGTCAGCGTGTACCCGAAGATATAGTGATTGCTCAGCCCAAATATATGGTTGCGAAAGCAAACGAGTTGCTAGAGAAGTCGACAGAGAATGAACCTCACTACTGGAACAGTGATTCAGAAAGATTCTAGGCGGCGGACAGATATGACAAACAAAATGATATATGACCAAGCAAGCGGCTTACGTCGTTTAACCCAACCCTCTGTAACCAAAGTCATCGCGGTGACTGGTGGTAAAGGCGGTGTGGGCAAATCAAATGTGACTCTGGGTATGGCCATTTGCATGGCACGCCAGGGCAAAAAAGTCATGGTGCTGGATGCTGACCTGGGATTAGCGAACGTGGACGTGATGCTCGGCATTCGTCCTAAGCGCAACTTAGGCCATGTGTTGGCCGGTGAATGTGAGCTGAAAGATGCTATCGTAGAAGGACCACATGGGATTAAAATCATCCCGGCGACTTCTGGTACGCAATCCATGACTGAGCTGTCACACGCTCAGCACGTGGGGTTGATTCGTGCCTTCGGTTCGTTGGAAGATGAGATGGACATTCTGTTGGTGGATACTGCAGCAGGTATCTCCGACATGGTGGTCAGCTTCTCGCGTGCTGCGCAAGATGTTGTGCTGGTGGTGTGTGATGAACCCACTTCTATCACAGATGCATATGCACTGATCAAACTTTTGAGCAGAGAACATCAGGTTCAGCGATTTAAGATTGTTGCCAACATGGTCAGAAGCTATCGTGAAGGACGAGAGTTGTTCGCGAAACTGACACTGGTCACCGAGCGCTTCTTGAATGTAAGCCTTGAACTTGTCGCCTGTATTCCTCTGGACGACAACGTGCGTCAGGCAGTAAAAAGACAGAAAATCGTGGTGGATGCTTATCCGCGTTCACCCGCATCGCTGGCGATCAGCTCTTTGGCGAACAAGGCCTTAACCTGGCCGATCCCGAGAACCCCGAGTGGGCATCTGGAATTTTTCGTCGAAAGGCTGCTTAACCGGTCAGAAATAGTAGGGGAACCATTCGGTGAATAAAGCGCTTACTTATGATCAATACGGCAATATCAATAGCCAGAAATTGTTTCTGGAAAAATATTCCGTATTGGTTAAGCGTATAGCTCATCACTTAATCGGGCGTTTACCTCCTAGTGTACTCATTGAAGATTTAATACAAGCCGGCATGGTCGGCTTACTTGAAGCGCAAAAGAACTACGACGGAAGTAAAGGTGCGAGTTTTGAAACCTACGCTGGTATTCGTATTCGAGGCGCGATGCTCGACGATATTCGGCGGGGCGACTGGGTGCCACGCTCGGTACACAAACATAACCGGGAAATCAGTCAGGCAATTGCAGAACTGGAAGGGATCCTAAATCGTGACCCGTCCGATACAGAAGTCGCAAAACACCTGGGTATGTCGTTAGATCAATACCATAGCGTGTTAACCGACATAAACTGTTCGCGAATTGTCGGAATTGAAGATCTGGGAGTGACGGATGACGCCATTTCGCCTGTGGACGATGATGAAGACAACTCTCCTTTCAAAGGGGTTGCCGACGAATCGTTCCGTAAAGCATTGGTTGAGTCAATAAAATCGCTTCCTGAGCGTGAAGCCTTAGTACTTTCGCTCTATTATGATGAAGAACTAAACTTGAAAGAAATTGGGGAAGTACTTGGCGTGAGTGAGTCCCGCGTGAGCCAAATACTGAGCCAAGCAATGCAACGTCTGCGAACCAAGTTGAGTTCCTGGACACAAAACGACTAAATATCACTGATTTCGAACTCAGTGGAGGCAATTTTGAATAAAAACATGAAAATCCTTATTGTTGACGATTTTTCAACAATGCGCCGTATTGTAAAAAACCTTCTTCGTGACCTGGGTTTCAACAACACTCAGGAAGCGGACGATGGCTTGACGGCTTTGCCTATGCTTAAAAAGGGTGAATTTGATTTCGTGGTGACAGATTGGAATATGCCTGGTATGCAAGGCATTGATCTTCTGAGAAACATTCGTGCGGATGAAGAGTTGAAACATCTTCCTGTCCTGATGATCACAGCTGAAGCAAAACGTGAGCAGATCATCGAAGCAGCTCAAGCGGGCGTTAACGGTTACATCGTTAAGCCATTCACAGCGAGCGGCGACTCTGAAAGAAAAACTAGAAAAAATCTTCGAGCGTCTCTAAAACTTTCGTTTAGACAAAAGTTTGCTCTATTCAAACGCGTGAAAGGCTAATTACAGGATGATTTCATTAGAACAAGCCAAAGAACTCGTTCAATTGCTTGAGAATGGACAGCAGGACAGCGCGAACCTTCTGGTTAAGCAGCTGTATGAATCGGAACGCAACCCAATGTTGCAAGAGATCGGCGCCTTGACGCGCGATCTGCACGATTCCCTGAATCAATTCCATATCGATGAGCGAATGAGTCAGATAGCCAATGACGAAATTCCTGATGCCCGAGACAGATTGCATTACGTCATTGAAAAAACCGAAGTCGCAGCGAACAAAACCATGGATGCCGTGGATCGTTGTATGCCGATTGCAGACAGTTTGCACGAAAGCTTAC
It contains:
- the sixA gene encoding phosphohistidine phosphatase SixA codes for the protein MKIFIMRHGEAHHYAASDAERALTERGRNESVAVARACIEQQDLHHFDKVLVSPYLRAQQTWQEISRYFAARQVQVCEDITPYGSADEVFDYVSALVELEALDTLLLVSHLPLVGYLASEFVADMVPPMFPTSGLMCIEFDPQSRQGKVAWNVHP
- the flhA gene encoding flagellar biosynthesis protein FlhA, with product MKFTLPFADKLPNIPQRSMPAIGAPVMVLATLAMVVLPMPAFLLDLFFTFNIALSMVVLLVTVYTRRPLDFAAFPTVLLIATLLRLALNVASTRVVLLYGHEGPGAAGNVIEAFGNVVIGGNYAVGLVVFLILMIINFMVVTKGAGRISEVSARFTLDALPGKQMAIDADLNAGLIDQEQARTRRFEVTKEADFYGSMDGASKFVKGDAIAGILILFINIIGGLTIGMIQYGLGFGEAIQIYTLLTIGDGLVAQIPSLLLSIGAAIMVTRQNTDEDMGQQVIFQLFDNPKALMITSAILGVMGIVPGMPHFSFLTLAILAGGSAYMIQRKQKQAESDAKLPAKIEGEAPTPRELSWDDVQPVDVIGLEVGYRLIPLVDRDQGGELLERVKGVRKKLSQDFGFLIPPVHIRDNLELTPNSYRITLMGVAVGEAEIRPDQELAINPGQVYGMIDGEHTYDPAFGLEAVWIREEQREHAQALGYTVVDSSTVLATHLSQLLTNNAAQLIGHEEVQNLLEMLSRSAPRLVDGFVPDQLALGVVVKVLQNLLHEAIPIRDIRTIVQTLSEYSSKSQEPDILTAAVRIALKRLIVQEINGIEPELPVITLIPELEQILHQTMQASGGESAGIEPGLAERLQMALSQATQEQELKGEPAVLLTSGVLRSTLAKFVKNTIPNLRVLSYQEIPDEKQIRIVQAVGN
- the flhF gene encoding flagellar biosynthesis protein FlhF encodes the protein MKIKRFFAKDMRTALLQVKEELGAEAVIMSNKKVAGGVEIVAAVDGETTSVAPAVTKQYGSQPRHIGTQASPKLQSTPSRRELQDDRVSLNNGSSNGASMTQRFANMLKQYSNGAHEEESQYRAENEDSLSALLKRQTDTRTTESRSSLARQLNSDSPLAKLIAEERSEARARPRLDPSRYERQREEDTPMAANELENMREEMTSIRRLLEHQVSGLMWQEVERREPLRAMLIKRLERMGVSLDLADQLACYIPEDTQPQKAWKALLGLVSDQIPVVKQDILKRGGVVALLGPTGVGKTTTVAKLAARAAMEYGSDNVALVTTDTYRIGAHEQLSIYGRIMGCPVRVAKDSKELADVIYQLRNRRLILVDTAGMGQRDVRLSEQLDTLMQESGEVIHSYLVLPATAQRKVLQETIEHFRRIPLSGCIMTKLDECLSLGEFVSVVVQNSLPVAYIANGQRVPEDIVIAQPKYMVAKANELLEKSTENEPHYWNSDSERF
- a CDS encoding MinD/ParA family protein; translation: MTNKMIYDQASGLRRLTQPSVTKVIAVTGGKGGVGKSNVTLGMAICMARQGKKVMVLDADLGLANVDVMLGIRPKRNLGHVLAGECELKDAIVEGPHGIKIIPATSGTQSMTELSHAQHVGLIRAFGSLEDEMDILLVDTAAGISDMVVSFSRAAQDVVLVVCDEPTSITDAYALIKLLSREHQVQRFKIVANMVRSYREGRELFAKLTLVTERFLNVSLELVACIPLDDNVRQAVKRQKIVVDAYPRSPASLAISSLANKALTWPIPRTPSGHLEFFVERLLNRSEIVGEPFGE
- a CDS encoding RNA polymerase sigma factor FliA; its protein translation is MNKALTYDQYGNINSQKLFLEKYSVLVKRIAHHLIGRLPPSVLIEDLIQAGMVGLLEAQKNYDGSKGASFETYAGIRIRGAMLDDIRRGDWVPRSVHKHNREISQAIAELEGILNRDPSDTEVAKHLGMSLDQYHSVLTDINCSRIVGIEDLGVTDDAISPVDDDEDNSPFKGVADESFRKALVESIKSLPEREALVLSLYYDEELNLKEIGEVLGVSESRVSQILSQAMQRLRTKLSSWTQND